One window of Neptuniibacter halophilus genomic DNA carries:
- a CDS encoding WD40 repeat domain-containing protein: protein MLKQFAAIGLSSSLLLLSGCDSGDTPALWKEYALTGAYTAAISEQGNYSAIGSFNHGGSLWQTSNHERLYNWNHQQDGFSIIAASAFSPDEKYAATADQQDLVLWDVRTGKPEWFWSSPAEIMQMDLSVNGDFALLGLADHTAVYFDVKNGGIRRTFRHDARVRSVDLSQDGRLALTGSDAYKARLWSVETGEMLKQLEFSNVVDTVALSPDGRYAFCSGSLDKAVIWDLTSGQTLHTLSDIASFFQQRVSYLSARFSADNSQLLTGTAAGLVQLWDVQSGSELRRWRVHRRDPYGPVHAGVYAVGFGQGKYYAISSNGIMNELQ, encoded by the coding sequence ATGCTGAAACAGTTTGCAGCAATCGGGCTAAGCAGCAGCCTGCTGCTCCTGAGCGGGTGCGACAGCGGCGACACACCCGCGCTGTGGAAAGAGTATGCCCTGACCGGCGCCTACACGGCCGCCATCTCCGAACAGGGCAACTATAGCGCGATTGGTTCCTTCAACCACGGCGGCAGCCTGTGGCAGACCAGTAACCACGAACGCCTGTATAACTGGAACCATCAGCAGGATGGTTTCTCTATCATCGCCGCCAGTGCCTTCTCCCCGGATGAAAAATACGCTGCAACCGCAGACCAGCAGGATCTGGTGCTCTGGGATGTCCGTACCGGTAAACCCGAGTGGTTCTGGAGCTCTCCGGCTGAAATCATGCAAATGGATCTGTCCGTCAACGGCGACTTTGCCCTGCTCGGTCTGGCCGACCATACCGCCGTCTATTTTGACGTTAAAAACGGCGGTATCCGCCGCACCTTCCGCCATGATGCCAGAGTACGCAGTGTCGATCTGAGTCAGGATGGTCGTCTCGCCCTGACCGGGTCGGATGCCTATAAAGCCAGACTGTGGAGCGTCGAAACCGGCGAGATGCTCAAGCAACTGGAGTTCAGTAATGTAGTGGACACCGTTGCGCTGTCTCCTGACGGCCGCTATGCGTTCTGTTCCGGTAGTCTGGATAAAGCCGTCATCTGGGACCTGACCAGTGGTCAGACCCTGCACACCCTGAGTGATATCGCCAGCTTCTTCCAACAGCGCGTCAGCTACCTCAGCGCCCGTTTCTCTGCGGATAACAGTCAGCTTCTGACCGGCACAGCCGCGGGTCTGGTACAGCTCTGGGATGTCCAGTCAGGCAGTGAACTGCGTCGTTGGCGGGTGCATCGCCGTGATCCTTATGGCCCGGTTCACGCCGGCGTCTATGCGGTGGGGTTTGGACAGGGTAAATACTATGCTATCAGCTCCAACGGCATCATGAACGAGCTGCAATAA
- the rsd gene encoding sigma D regulator, which yields MLEKCKSAKERWGGVSEIIDTWLEERQTLISLFVHLPEQQINQELNNKVQAFCQVLMDYLSSGHFEVYEQLLREGSDFDDGSLEEGQSLLPKIQISTDVALDFNDDFSNLLDPTVQKIREFSERLSTLGEALEERFELEDQMIAVLHTSHREMVEEA from the coding sequence ATGTTAGAAAAATGCAAGAGCGCTAAAGAGCGTTGGGGTGGTGTCAGTGAAATTATTGATACCTGGCTGGAAGAACGCCAGACCCTGATCAGCCTGTTTGTACATCTGCCGGAGCAGCAGATCAATCAGGAACTCAACAACAAAGTTCAGGCTTTTTGTCAGGTTTTAATGGATTACCTCTCCTCCGGACACTTCGAAGTCTATGAACAACTGTTGCGTGAAGGCAGCGACTTCGATGACGGTAGCCTCGAAGAAGGTCAGTCCCTGCTACCCAAGATTCAGATCAGCACCGATGTAGCGCTGGACTTCAACGATGACTTCTCCAATCTGCTGGACCCTACAGTGCAGAAAATTCGCGAATTTTCCGAGCGCCTTTCCACACTGGGCGAAGCACTGGAAGAACGATTTGAACTGGAAGATCAAATGATCGCTGTCCTGCATACCTCCCATCGCGAGATGGTAGAAGAGGCCTAG
- the gshA gene encoding glutamate--cysteine ligase, translated as MSSTLEQKLNWLKEQGHAPLLTKLQHGLEKEGLRVDPQRKLAQTPHPESLGSALTHGNITTDYSEALLEFITPVFEQSSDALAFLADLHRYTFKNLGEEQLWPASMPCILPAEADIPIARYGSSNVGTMKYVYRVGLEHRYGKVMQTIAGIHYNFSLPEAFWPVYQEYCEDHRELQDFRSAGYFSLIRNFRRYSWLLIYLFGASPALCKSFLDGKPHQLQELSPDTLYLPYATSLRMSDLGYSNKAQSSLNICFNHLNTYASSLDRAIRTPYAEYEKIGIKVDGEYRQLNANVLQIENEYYSDIRPKRVTRSGEKPIHALMTRGVEYIEVRNTDINPFLPVGIDQPQADFLDLFLISCLLMEEKEISTDECEQISENHQRVVTRGREPGLSLIHNDRERSLQAWGHELLTEIEKTAALMDQAEGSSRYADSIQVQRAKLDDASLTPSAMLLAALQESGLGYNDFIMQQAEKHRETLLAEPMDADMEQTLITLSASSLQEQAEIEAADTMDFDSYLQDYMSH; from the coding sequence TTGTCTTCCACACTTGAGCAGAAGCTAAACTGGCTGAAAGAACAGGGCCATGCCCCTTTGCTGACCAAACTGCAGCACGGGCTGGAGAAAGAGGGCCTGCGGGTCGACCCACAGCGTAAGCTGGCGCAAACTCCGCACCCGGAATCCCTGGGGTCTGCCCTGACGCACGGTAATATCACCACCGATTACTCCGAAGCTCTGCTGGAGTTTATTACCCCGGTTTTTGAACAGTCCTCTGACGCGCTCGCGTTTCTGGCTGACCTGCACCGCTATACCTTCAAGAATCTGGGTGAAGAACAACTCTGGCCCGCCAGCATGCCCTGCATCCTGCCCGCTGAAGCCGATATCCCTATCGCCCGCTATGGCAGCTCCAATGTAGGTACCATGAAGTACGTTTACCGGGTGGGTCTGGAACATCGCTACGGCAAGGTGATGCAGACAATCGCCGGTATCCATTACAACTTCTCCCTGCCCGAGGCGTTCTGGCCGGTGTATCAGGAGTACTGCGAGGATCACCGCGAACTGCAGGATTTCCGCTCTGCCGGCTACTTCAGCCTGATTCGCAACTTCCGCCGTTACTCCTGGCTGCTGATCTATCTGTTTGGTGCATCTCCGGCGCTGTGTAAATCATTTCTGGATGGTAAACCCCATCAACTTCAGGAACTGAGCCCGGACACCCTGTATCTGCCTTACGCCACATCGCTGCGGATGAGCGATCTGGGTTACTCCAACAAAGCCCAGTCCAGCCTGAACATCTGCTTCAACCACCTCAACACCTATGCCAGCTCGCTGGACCGGGCGATTCGTACCCCCTATGCAGAGTACGAAAAAATCGGCATCAAGGTGGATGGCGAGTACCGCCAGCTCAACGCCAACGTACTGCAGATTGAAAACGAATATTACAGCGATATCCGACCGAAACGGGTTACCCGCTCCGGTGAAAAACCGATCCATGCACTGATGACCCGGGGTGTGGAATATATCGAGGTACGCAATACCGACATTAACCCGTTCCTGCCTGTAGGTATCGATCAGCCTCAGGCTGACTTCCTCGATCTGTTCCTGATCAGTTGCCTGCTGATGGAAGAGAAAGAGATCAGCACCGACGAGTGCGAACAGATCAGCGAAAACCACCAGCGTGTGGTCACCCGCGGGCGCGAACCGGGTCTCAGCCTGATTCATAATGACCGGGAACGCAGCCTGCAGGCATGGGGTCACGAACTGCTCACAGAGATCGAGAAAACCGCAGCTCTGATGGATCAGGCAGAAGGCAGCAGCCGTTACGCCGACAGTATTCAGGTGCAGCGGGCGAAACTGGATGACGCCTCCCTGACACCGTCCGCTATGTTGCTGGCAGCGCTGCAGGAATCCGGTCTTGGCTATAACGACTTCATCATGCAGCAGGCAGAGAAACACCGCGAAACACTGCTCGCAGAGCCGATGGATGCGGATATGGAACAGACGCTGATCACCCTCAGCGCCAGCTCATTGCAGGAGCAGGCCGAGATCGAAGCCGCTGATACAATGGACTTTGACAGCTACCTGCAGGACTACATGTCCCACTGA
- a CDS encoding ATP-binding protein has protein sequence MHHNHSQRWRRYRLLFFVVLAFSFVLVVAQTTTISRSQGYQTLKQRSGADLNRYLLSLQQKLDRYKDLPALLSSHSTLIDALDSQEDPFYTGQASVYLEQVNHSINAADVYLMNMEGTAIAASNWADARSFVGNNYAFRPYFQDAVVGKPGRYFALGTISKKRGYYFSYPVHLRSKIIGVVVVKIDLNEIESDWTDPDLDILVTDEDGVIFISTREDWKFRTLRPLTQADVQRIAESLRYGDHKLTALDIVSRQPGPEGGSLITLVDGQQIDNKALDGIKAREFLLQSRELEDSGLTVVVLASTKPVKLRMFYTALTTGFIFVALVLLVLFLSTRQRITRERARFKQKETQALEANEERVRAIIDNTQAGLITLDAQGRIESMNTMAEKLFGYSEDESRLEYFSKLLSQADRALFWQHLTAPDDDRQEELFTEARGMRADGSSFPIELIIGHMDYAAIKRFIVTIHDITQRKQYEEELQHARDLLEHRVEARTADLTDANLKLRDEIEKHKDTQNELIQTAKLAVLGQMSAGINHELNQPLTAIRTYADNARAFMQRDQMQPVEQNLNQISLLTDRMAKIIHPLKEFSRKTSGTPVPVCLQTVRDGAMSIMYGRLSKVQAEVNWPDNLRQVYVMGDTVRLEQVLVNLISNALQAMEALEMPVIKISLAESESEVCIEVRDFGPGIPKQDLDRVFEPFYTTKKAGQGLGLGLSISHRIIASMGGQLSVSNHPEGGALFRLRLPRASAPANVTGQTIG, from the coding sequence ATGCACCACAATCACTCACAACGCTGGCGTCGTTATCGCCTGCTGTTCTTTGTTGTCCTCGCTTTCAGCTTTGTGCTTGTGGTGGCACAGACAACCACGATCAGCCGCTCTCAGGGGTATCAGACCCTGAAACAGCGTTCCGGCGCTGACCTGAACCGTTATCTGCTCAGCTTGCAGCAGAAACTGGATCGGTATAAAGACCTGCCGGCTCTGCTCTCGTCCCATTCCACTTTGATCGATGCGCTGGATAGTCAGGAAGACCCGTTCTATACCGGGCAGGCGAGTGTCTATCTGGAGCAGGTCAATCATTCCATCAATGCGGCCGATGTGTATCTGATGAATATGGAGGGCACCGCCATTGCTGCCAGCAACTGGGCGGATGCACGTTCCTTTGTCGGTAATAACTATGCTTTCCGGCCCTATTTTCAGGATGCTGTGGTGGGTAAGCCGGGCCGCTACTTTGCGTTAGGGACTATTTCCAAAAAACGCGGTTACTACTTTTCTTACCCCGTGCATCTGCGCAGCAAAATTATCGGCGTTGTGGTGGTGAAGATCGATCTGAATGAGATTGAGTCAGACTGGACAGATCCTGATCTGGATATTCTGGTCACCGACGAGGATGGGGTGATCTTTATCTCCACCCGTGAAGACTGGAAATTCCGAACCCTGCGCCCGCTGACTCAGGCGGATGTCCAGCGGATCGCCGAAAGCCTGCGTTATGGTGATCACAAGCTGACCGCGCTGGATATCGTATCACGCCAGCCAGGGCCCGAAGGCGGCTCACTGATTACTCTGGTCGATGGCCAGCAGATCGATAATAAGGCGCTGGACGGCATCAAGGCGCGAGAGTTTCTGCTACAGAGCCGGGAACTGGAAGACAGTGGCCTGACGGTGGTGGTGCTGGCCAGTACCAAACCGGTGAAACTGAGGATGTTCTACACGGCGCTGACCACCGGGTTTATCTTTGTTGCGTTGGTGCTGCTGGTCTTGTTTTTATCCACCCGGCAGCGCATCACCCGCGAACGGGCCCGCTTCAAGCAGAAGGAGACCCAGGCACTGGAGGCTAACGAAGAGCGGGTTCGGGCGATTATCGATAATACGCAGGCGGGTCTGATTACGCTGGATGCGCAGGGCCGGATCGAAAGTATGAACACGATGGCTGAAAAACTATTTGGCTACAGTGAGGATGAAAGCCGTCTGGAGTATTTCAGTAAACTGCTCTCGCAGGCGGATCGGGCCTTGTTCTGGCAGCATCTGACCGCACCGGATGATGATCGTCAGGAGGAGCTGTTTACCGAAGCCCGGGGGATGCGGGCCGATGGTTCGTCGTTCCCGATTGAATTGATTATCGGGCATATGGATTATGCGGCGATTAAACGGTTTATCGTCACTATCCATGATATTACTCAGCGTAAACAGTACGAGGAGGAGCTGCAGCATGCCCGTGATCTGCTGGAGCACCGGGTCGAAGCACGTACCGCCGACCTTACCGATGCCAACCTGAAGCTGCGGGATGAGATCGAAAAGCATAAAGATACCCAGAACGAACTGATTCAAACCGCTAAGCTCGCGGTGCTGGGGCAGATGTCGGCGGGTATCAACCACGAACTGAACCAGCCGCTGACGGCGATTCGCACCTATGCTGATAACGCCCGGGCGTTTATGCAGCGTGATCAGATGCAGCCGGTGGAGCAGAACCTGAATCAGATCAGCCTGCTGACCGATCGGATGGCCAAAATCATTCATCCGCTGAAAGAGTTCTCGCGCAAAACGTCCGGCACACCGGTACCGGTTTGTCTGCAAACCGTGCGCGACGGGGCGATGTCGATCATGTATGGCCGCCTGAGCAAAGTGCAGGCCGAGGTGAACTGGCCGGACAACCTGCGACAGGTTTATGTGATGGGCGATACGGTGCGTCTGGAGCAGGTGCTGGTCAACCTGATCAGTAATGCCCTGCAGGCGATGGAAGCGCTGGAGATGCCGGTGATCAAAATCAGTCTGGCGGAATCAGAGAGTGAAGTCTGTATTGAGGTACGGGATTTTGGTCCGGGGATTCCGAAGCAGGATCTCGACCGGGTGTTTGAACCGTTCTATACCACTAAGAAAGCGGGGCAGGGGCTGGGGCTCGGTTTGTCCATCTCCCATCGGATTATTGCCAGTATGGGCGGACAGCTCTCTGTTTCAAATCATCCGGAAGGCGGCGCGCTGTTCCGCCTCCGTTTACCCCGTGCGTCGGCGCCTGCTAATGTTACGGGTCAAACCATAGGTTAA
- a CDS encoding flagellar basal body-associated FliL family protein yields the protein MLKRLVLLIFMTFSVQLTWAEEEAKTADDYVSYIELKPFVTNFGGVGKTRFVKCEVTIQVSSEAAHHAVNQHMPHIRNDIVFLLNEQTDDSVKTVEMQQVLAKKALKKVQNILVEEEGEGFVSDLFFTSFVVQ from the coding sequence ATGCTTAAACGACTGGTTTTGTTGATTTTTATGACGTTTTCCGTGCAGTTGACCTGGGCTGAAGAGGAGGCCAAAACTGCTGATGACTATGTCAGCTATATTGAGCTGAAGCCCTTTGTAACCAACTTTGGGGGTGTCGGTAAAACCCGTTTTGTGAAGTGTGAAGTGACCATTCAGGTCTCAAGTGAAGCGGCGCACCATGCCGTTAACCAGCATATGCCGCATATTCGCAACGACATTGTTTTTCTGCTGAACGAACAGACAGACGATTCTGTGAAAACGGTGGAGATGCAGCAGGTACTGGCGAAAAAAGCACTGAAGAAAGTGCAGAATATTCTGGTGGAAGAAGAGGGTGAAGGTTTTGTCTCGGATCTGTTCTTCACCAGCTTTGTGGTCCAGTAA
- the pyk gene encoding pyruvate kinase — MLKRTKIVATLGPSTDQPGVLEEILRNGVNTVRLNFSHGSADDHRGRAAEVRKTARKLGLSVAILGDLQGPKIRIARFKEGPIRLEVGDRFALDSELGNTDGDQTQVGIDYKALPQDSSPGDILLLDDGRVQLKVIEVNGSRIDTEVLIGGPLSNNKGINRQGGGLSAAALTDKDRRDIKVAADIDMDYVAVSFPRSAADLREARELLDHAGCRAEIVAKVERAETVASADALDEIILACDGIMVARGDLGVEIGDAELIGVQKHIIRRSRELNRFVITATQMMESMIENPMPTRAEVFDVANAILDGTDAVMLSAETAAGKHPVEVVASMTSICQGAEKHQLSRPAPTNISQKLERFDETIARSAMYTANQLAGVKAIICLTESGSTPLWMSRIRSGLPIYALTRNERTMRRTALYRGVESIFFDATQIAQDRLNEEILAGLKARGLLQVGDLVILTRGAYLGEDGGTNSMQVLTVA; from the coding sequence ATGCTGAAAAGAACCAAAATTGTTGCCACACTCGGCCCATCGACCGATCAGCCTGGTGTACTGGAGGAAATTCTGCGTAATGGCGTTAATACCGTACGTCTGAATTTTTCTCACGGCAGTGCTGATGACCACCGCGGCCGCGCGGCTGAAGTCCGGAAAACAGCTCGCAAACTGGGCCTGTCGGTTGCCATTCTGGGTGACTTGCAGGGGCCCAAAATCCGCATCGCCCGTTTTAAAGAGGGGCCGATCAGACTGGAAGTCGGCGACCGCTTCGCGCTGGATTCTGAGCTGGGGAATACCGACGGTGATCAGACTCAGGTCGGTATCGACTACAAAGCACTGCCACAAGACAGCTCACCCGGTGATATCCTGCTGCTGGATGATGGCCGCGTACAGCTCAAGGTGATCGAGGTTAACGGCAGCCGCATCGACACCGAGGTGCTGATTGGCGGGCCACTGTCCAACAACAAAGGGATTAACCGTCAGGGCGGCGGCCTTTCTGCGGCCGCACTGACCGACAAAGATCGCCGCGACATTAAAGTTGCCGCCGATATTGATATGGATTACGTCGCGGTCTCCTTCCCGCGCAGTGCTGCGGATCTGCGTGAAGCACGTGAGCTGCTGGATCATGCCGGGTGCCGTGCTGAGATTGTCGCCAAGGTCGAACGGGCTGAAACCGTGGCCAGTGCTGACGCGCTGGATGAGATTATCCTCGCCTGTGACGGCATCATGGTGGCACGTGGCGATCTGGGTGTTGAGATCGGTGATGCCGAGCTGATCGGTGTACAGAAACATATCATCCGCCGTTCCCGCGAGCTGAACCGTTTTGTCATCACCGCCACTCAGATGATGGAATCGATGATTGAAAACCCGATGCCGACCCGCGCCGAAGTATTTGACGTCGCCAACGCCATTCTCGATGGCACCGACGCCGTCATGCTCTCTGCAGAAACCGCGGCCGGCAAACACCCGGTTGAGGTGGTCGCCTCCATGACCTCCATCTGTCAGGGCGCGGAGAAACACCAGTTGTCCCGTCCGGCACCCACCAACATCTCACAGAAACTGGAACGTTTTGACGAAACCATCGCCCGCTCAGCGATGTATACCGCCAATCAACTGGCCGGCGTAAAAGCGATTATCTGTCTGACTGAATCCGGCTCTACGCCTCTGTGGATGTCCCGTATCCGTTCAGGCCTGCCGATCTATGCACTGACCCGTAACGAACGGACTATGCGCCGTACCGCGCTTTACCGCGGCGTTGAGTCAATCTTCTTCGATGCGACCCAGATCGCTCAGGATCGCCTCAACGAAGAGATTCTCGCCGGACTGAAAGCCCGTGGCCTGCTGCAGGTAGGTGATCTGGTGATCCTCACCCGGGGTGCTTATCTCGGCGAAGATGGCGGCACTAACTCCATGCAGGTACTGACCGTCGCCTGA